The Mesorhizobium koreense genome includes a window with the following:
- a CDS encoding NAD(P)-dependent oxidoreductase: MAKVAFLGLGVMGYPMAAHLKNKGGHEITVYNRTAARAKKWVAEHGGKSASTPKEAAKDQDFVFSCVGNDDDLRSVTLGPDGAFQSMKKGSVFIDNTTASAAIARELAAAAEKGGFGFLDAPVSGGQAGAENGVLTVMVGGDKDTFDKTRPVIDAYARMIGLMGPAGAGQLTKMINQICIAGLVQGLAEGIHFGKKAGLDIEKVVDVISKGAAGSWQMENRHKTMNTGKYDYGFAVDWMRKDLGICLSEADRNGARLPVTALVDQFYKDVQEMGGRRWDTSSLLARLER, translated from the coding sequence AGATCACCGTCTATAACCGCACCGCCGCACGCGCGAAAAAGTGGGTCGCCGAGCATGGCGGCAAAAGCGCATCGACGCCGAAAGAGGCGGCGAAGGACCAGGATTTCGTCTTCTCCTGCGTCGGCAATGACGACGATCTGCGCTCCGTCACGCTTGGCCCCGACGGTGCATTCCAGTCGATGAAGAAGGGTTCCGTCTTCATCGACAACACCACCGCATCGGCCGCGATCGCGCGCGAACTGGCGGCGGCGGCGGAAAAAGGCGGCTTCGGCTTTCTGGATGCGCCGGTGTCCGGCGGCCAGGCGGGCGCCGAGAACGGTGTCCTCACCGTCATGGTCGGCGGCGACAAGGATACTTTCGACAAGACACGGCCGGTGATCGATGCCTACGCGCGCATGATCGGCCTCATGGGACCGGCGGGCGCGGGCCAGCTTACCAAGATGATCAACCAGATCTGCATCGCCGGCCTTGTCCAGGGCCTCGCCGAAGGCATCCATTTCGGCAAGAAGGCCGGGCTCGATATCGAAAAGGTCGTCGACGTCATCTCCAAGGGCGCTGCTGGTTCGTGGCAGATGGAAAACCGCCACAAGACCATGAACACCGGCAAGTACGATTACGGCTTTGCGGTCGACTGGATGCGCAAGGACCTTGGCATCTGCCTCTCGGAAGCCGACCGCAACGGCGCGCGCCTGCCGGTGACCGCGCTCGTCGACCAGTTCTACAAGGACGTCCAGGAGATGGGCGGCCGGCGCTGGGACACCTCGTCGCTGCTCGCGCGGCTGGAGCGGTAG
- a CDS encoding Lrp/AsnC family transcriptional regulator encodes MDRLDRKILRLLQENATLAVADIAKKVGLSTTPCWRRIQKLEEEGVIRRRVALLDPVKINARVTAFVSIRTGSHSHEWLRRFSEVVQEFPEVVEFYRMSGDVDYLLRVVVPDIAAYDSFYKRLISKIDIRDVSSAFAMEQIKYTTELPLDYLMLEKEASASAA; translated from the coding sequence ATGGACCGTCTCGACCGCAAGATCCTGCGCCTCCTGCAGGAAAACGCGACGCTTGCCGTTGCCGATATCGCCAAAAAGGTGGGGCTTTCCACCACGCCCTGCTGGCGCCGCATCCAGAAACTTGAGGAGGAGGGCGTCATCCGCCGCCGGGTCGCGCTGCTCGATCCCGTAAAGATCAATGCCCGCGTCACCGCCTTTGTCTCCATCCGCACCGGCTCGCATTCGCACGAATGGCTGCGCCGCTTTTCCGAGGTGGTGCAGGAGTTCCCCGAGGTCGTCGAATTCTACCGCATGAGCGGCGATGTCGACTATCTCCTGCGCGTCGTGGTGCCGGATATCGCCGCCTACGACTCCTTCTACAAGCGGCTGATTTCGAAGATCGATATCCGCGACGTCTCCTCGGCATTCGCCATGGAGCAGATCAAATACACGACCGAGTTGCCGCTCGACTATCTGATGCTGGAGAAGGAGGCTAGCGCATCCGCCGCATAG
- a CDS encoding uracil-DNA glycosylase family protein — translation MSESLDRLLREIEACRICLEHPKRPLPHEPRPVLVASDSAKILVASQAPGTRVHASGVPFDDRSGDRLREWLGMSREEFYDPSRLAIVPMGFCFPGLDAHGGDRPPRAECAPAWRARLLALMPQVELVLVIGLYAQAWHLGKDRGASVDATVRDWRRIFERPGLPKCLPLPHPSWRNTGWLKRNPWFEREVLPVLRAEVSRLAG, via the coding sequence GCCTGCTTCGCGAGATCGAAGCATGCCGGATTTGCCTGGAGCATCCGAAAAGGCCGCTCCCGCATGAACCGCGGCCGGTGCTCGTCGCTTCCGACAGCGCGAAGATCCTGGTCGCCAGCCAGGCGCCCGGCACACGTGTCCACGCAAGCGGGGTGCCTTTCGACGACCGCTCCGGTGACAGGCTGCGCGAATGGCTCGGGATGTCGAGGGAAGAATTCTACGATCCCTCGCGGCTGGCGATCGTGCCGATGGGCTTCTGCTTCCCCGGTCTCGACGCGCATGGCGGCGACCGTCCGCCGCGCGCCGAATGCGCCCCGGCATGGCGCGCGCGCCTTCTGGCGCTCATGCCGCAGGTGGAACTCGTCCTCGTCATCGGTCTTTATGCCCAGGCTTGGCATCTCGGCAAAGACAGGGGCGCGTCGGTCGATGCGACGGTACGCGACTGGCGGCGTATCTTCGAGAGGCCCGGCCTGCCGAAGTGCCTGCCGCTTCCGCATCCGTCCTGGCGCAACACGGGTTGGCTGAAGCGGAATCCGTGGTTCGAGCGCGAGGTTCTGCCGGTCTTGCGGGCAGAGGTGTCGCGCCTTGCTGGGTAG